In Planctobacterium marinum, the DNA window AAGTGACATCGAAGAATTGGTTCGTTGCTTATGCGTGGCACTAGATAGTGCAAAAGGAGAGCGGCAATGAACGCCTCCGCGATGCCACAATCAGTTGTAAAGACTCCACAAGCGCTCTCAGAGTCGGATATCAAACAACGCATAGCCTGTCGCTTTGGTGAGGCGGCGGCAATGTATGACGATCACGCATTAGTGCAAAAAGAAATCGCCGACCATGCCTTGTCTTTGATTGCCAATAGCAGGAACGGCCAAGCAAAGTTTGCCTATGCTATTGATATAGGATGCGGTACGGGCGCTTTTACCGGCCGCTTGCTGGAATTTGCTCACCGGGCCACGGGATTAGATTTAGCGCAAGGGATGATTCATTTCGCACAAAAGCATTATGCCCAAAAGCAGTTGAGTTGGACTGTCTCAGATGCCGAAGCGCTTCCTTTGGCAGAGCAAAGTATTGACCTCATCTACAGTAGTATGGCGCTGCAGTGGCTATCGCAGGCTGAAAAAGTGGCAAAGGAGTGTTTCCGTATTATTTCCAACACTGGGCAAGGTACCTTGGCTGTGGTGGTAGATGGGTCATTAAATGAGCTTAATTATTGTTGGCAAAGCCTTGCACAGTCATCGCCTGTGAATCGCTTTATGCCTGTCAAATCTTGGTTTAACGCCTTTAAAAATGCGGGTTTTGAGGTACAGGTGCAACAAAAACGCTTCACTTCATGGCACCAAAATATTTTTGCCGTATTGCATTCTATTAAAGATATTGGTGCGGGCGTGGTGCTCGACGCAGGCCAGCAAACCCCCTTGAATAAAACTAAACTGAAAACATTAAATTCAGTGTATAAAGACAAGTTTGGGCAAGAAAATAAGTTGCCGCTTAGTTGGCAGATTGCTTTTATCAATTTTCATAAACCTCAACCGGAGAATATAGATTGAGTGTGTTTTTTGTGACAGGTACTGATACCGAGGTAGGCAAAACCTTTATCTCTCGCACAATCATGCATATTTACGAACAAAAGCGTAAAACTTGCGTTGGCTATAAGCCTGTCGCTTCTGGTTGTGTTCTTACTTCTTCGGGTTTGCGCAATGAAGATGCACTGTGTTTGCAAGATGCCAGTACCATCAATCTTACTTATGACGAAGTCAATCCCTTTCCCTTCCAGGAGGCTGTGGCCCCGCACTTGGCGGCGCAACGAGCTGGACGAGAGATCTGCCTGCAAGGAGTCGCTGATGGTTATGAGCGCTTACTCAAGAAACAAGCTGACCTCACCATTGTGGAAGGTGCTGGCGGATGGCGCTTACCTATCGGTAACAAGCGCTTCATGTCAGAATTCGTTAAACAGTACGATATACCCGTAGTGCTTGTGGTGGGGGTGCGCCTTGGTTGTATCAACCACGCCTGCATGACGGCAGAAATCATCAAGCAGGATGGGCTAAAAATAGCTGGCTGGGTAGCGAATCACGTAGATGCAGAGATGCCGTTTTTGACCGAAAACATCAAAACTTTGAGAGAGCACCTTGATGCGCCATTTTTAGGGGAAGTGCCACTGGTTAAAAGTCCTAAAGAAGCGGCCGCTTATCTGGACATCACTCCTTTGCTGCAGTTTGATATGGTGGCCTGATTGGAATTTAATATAATAAAAAGCCCTCATCAGAGGGCTTTTTTAATTTTTTAGTTTTCTAAGCGCAATCAGGTGCGAGTCACATCTACGTAAATCTTCAGTTTTTGTCCCGGCTGCAGATACTTTTTCTTGTTCAACTGATTCCATTTAGTCAGGTCATTAATCGCGACGTTGAACTTATTGGCAATGCGGGCCAGTGAATCGCCTTTGCGCACGGTGTAGGTTACCGTTCGCATCACCGCGTTGTCGCTTTGTATTTCACTGACTTGATTCACCCAGATAACCAGTTCTTTACCGGGCTTGAGTGGGTCGGTGGGAGCCATGCCATTCCACTTGGCTAAGCTGCGCAAGTTCACATTGTATTCCCGGCTAATGTCCCACAAAGTATCACCGGATTTAACTGTGTGCTTTAACTGGTGAGTGCCGCGCTTTTTTGATTGCTTGGCTAGTAAACGCTGCTCTTCAGATAGCGAATAATAGTCCAATGACTTTAACGCCACCGGGATCATCAAGTAGTCGCCAGCACGGATAACATTACCGCGCAATTCATTCACTTGCTGTATCACATCCACTGAGGTGTGATATTTGTTCGCCAGTTTTAGCAGACTTTCTCCAGATTTAATTTTGTGCCTTACCCAATTCAAACGCTGTCGTTCGGATTTGTCACCCAGCGCTACTTCAAACTGAGCCACTTTATCGATAGGCAATAACAAGCGATGCGGACCATTTGGGTCGGTAGCCCAACGATTAAATCCCGGGTTTAATGAATGCAACTGCTCGACGGTCAGTCCTGCCCAATCGGCGGCCATAGCTAAATCGATTTGTGAGCCAATCTCCACCACTTCAGTAACGTCTTCGTTTTTCAGAGTTGGCCAATCAAAGCCCAGCTCTTCAGAGCGCATCAGCAGATCAGAAAGAGCCAATAACTTAGGTACGTAAGCTCGGGTTTCTCGTGGTAAGTCAAGGTTCCAGAAATCAGTAGGTTTGCCATTGCGTCTGTTGTGCTTAATCGCATTGCGTACACGTCCTTCACCACTGTTATAAGCGGCAAGAGCATGCAGCCAGTTGCCATCGAAAAATTTGTATAAATACTGTAGATATTTAATCGCGCCATCCGTGGATGAAATGACATCTCGACGCCCGTCAAACCACCAGGTTTGTTTAATGCCGAAGCGTTCCGCGGTACCCGGGATAAACTGCCACATACCGGCGGCACGTCCATGAGAATAGGCAAAGGGGTCGAAAGCGCTTTCCACAATAGGTAACAGCGCCAATTCCATCGGCATGTCAGCAGCTTTGAGTTTCTCTACAATATGCTTGAAAAAGGGAGCTGCGCGCTTGTTTACCCGTTGCATATAATGAGGATGTTTCCGATACCAGGCTTGCTGGTTCCAGATGCGTTTATTGTCTGGGATAGGCATGGTCAATTCGCTTCGAACTAACTGCCATAGATCCTCTTGTTCTACGGTGCCTTGCTCGGTGATTTGCTCCATTTCTGGAACGGAACTGATCAGTTCGTCAAGTTCACTCACCGGATGAATCACTTCATGAGTGCCTTCACTGTTTTCATCGCACTCAAAAGCAAGATCTGCCACATCGGGTGGGATATAGCATTCGTCAATGTATTCGGCGGCTATAAAGTCATCAGAGGATGTCTTGTCTTCAGTGAGGGGCTGCGTAAGCTGGCAACCTTGCAAGGCAAACGCAATAACTAACGGCAAGAAAATTCTATCGGTCACTAAATCGTCCTGTTTGGTAAATGCTGTTTAAAATTGGTCTTTTAGTTGCCGAATAGCGGCAAAGGCTTCCAACTCTGATTGCGGCATTTTACCTGTTTTTTGTTGAATTGCAGTGATAAATGCAGGTTCAGCAGCCCGCAGATAGGGATTGACCTGCAATTCCAAACCAATTGTGCTTGGTAATGTCGGCGTATCAGTTTTCCGAAGTGCTTGTACTCGCTCTTGATAGCGCTTTAAGGCGTTATCATCGGGTAATAAGTGCAAGGCAAAATCCAGATTTGCTTGAGTGTATTCATGGGTACAAAATACCTTGGTATCCGCGGGTAATTCGGCGTAGCGCTGGAAAACCTGGTACATTTGCGCTGGAGTGCCTTCAAACAAACGCCCACACCCTGCGGAAAACAAGGTATCACCACAAAACAGACCAACTTCTCCAAAAAAAGCGATGTGCTCTCTGGTATGACCGGGTACTTCCATTACGGTGAAATCCGTATCTAGTGAGGCAATGGTTACCTGTTCAGCTTCACTCACAGCGACATCGATGTGGGCAATTCGCTTTGACACCGGGCCATAAACAGTGACACCTGCTTGCTTGAGCCGTACTACGCCACCTATGTGATCGGGGTGGTGGTGAGTAAGCAGGATATGGGTCAGTTCAAGGTTGTTACTTTGTAGATAGCGCTCAACTGGTGCGGCTTCGCCAGGGTCAACTACCACAGCGCTATGTCCGTTGTGAAGGCACCAAATATAGTTGTCGGTAAACGCTGGGATGGGAAAAACGTTGATCATATCTTGGTCAAAAGTTCTATGGTTCTCTTTCACTTTGCCATAATATAACGTTCTTGAGTTCATACTGCTAATTTGATTTTTACGGAATTCGCTTGTTCAGACCCGCACTGCTCAACAAAAAAATAACAGCTCCTGTGTCATGGCAGGCAATGCCTCACAGCGAGGGGTTTAAAGCTGTGTATGAGCTGGAGCTCGCACCGATAATGCAGAAATGCTTTGGTTATCATTTAGTGAAGTTGGGTGAGTTAAGTCAGGCGCTAAGTCTGGATACTTGTCCAATAAAACATCAAGTTTGCCACTCTTATCACAGTAATCCGCTCGCAGGCGTAGTGGCCAAACCCACCGAATTACCCTACAAAGAAAAGAGCGTCGATGCGGTTTTGATGGCGCACGTGCTGGATTATGCCAGCGATCCTCATCATATATTGCGCGAAGTCGATCATTGCCTGATCCCAAATGGACATTTAGTGATTGTGGGGTTCAACCCATACAGCCTGGCAGGGCTGGCTAAGTATTTGCCATTTAAAAAGCAAAACCCCATACATCAAGCGCGCTTTTTCAGTCGTTCCCGAGTGAGAGATTGGTTGTCTCTGATGGGCTATCAAGTTACTGAAGAGAAACGTTTTTTGTTTTCCGAGTTATTGTTTTCCAGAGAACTGAAAAAAGCATTAAAGTGGCATCAACTGGCGCAGAAACACCTGTCTTTCTTGGCCTCGGTTTATATTCTGGTGGCAAAAAAACAAGAATTTCCACTGTCTTTGGTTAAGCCTGTGTGGAAACCCGTTCCCAAGTTTGCCGCAGTGGGGGCCAGCCTGCGGGTAAAACAAAAGAATTGTTAAAAAAGCGCTGATGTAATTAAAAAAATAGACGATATGTATTCAATAGCCGTTTATTGTTTCTAATTACACGAGAAAAGACACTATGTGGTGGTTAAATAAAAGCAACGAAGATGACCTCCTTCAAATCAAACAACTCAACAGTGAAAATCAAACTCTGAATGAACGTATCTCTCAGCTTGAAAAGCAGTTGGCCAATAGCGAAATGCTATTGCATGAAGTACAGCAGAAAGATTCGAGGGAAAACAGCCTGACCGAGAGCCTGGTTAAAGGACAAAAGCAAATTAGTAATGTGAAAGAGTTGGTGGGAGACAGTGCCAGTGCTTTATCAGCGCAAGCGTCTAATTTGAATGATACCAAAGATCTGTTTACCGGCTCAGCAGAAATGCTCGATGAAGCCGTTAATGGTTTAAGTCAGATTGATAGTATTGCAGCACAAGGTGTAACTCATGCCGGGGAGCTATCCGGCTTGGCCAGTCGTATCAGTAACTTTGTTGGCGTTATCAATTCAATCGCCGAACAAACCAACTTGTTGGCGCTGAATGCGGCAATTGAAGCTGCTCGAGCAGGGGAAAGTGGGAGAGGTTTTGCTGTCGTAGCAGAAGAAGTGCGCAATCTGGCAATGCGCTCATCGGAGTCAACTCAGGAAATCAACAACCTGGTAGAAAAAATCGAAGAAGGCACGAAAAATATCGAGACCAACATTAATGATGTCTCGGAAAAATCTCGTGTACTAGTGGAAAAAACCAGCGAAGTTAAAACCAAGGTGTCTCAGGTATTGGATATGTCTGTTGATATGCGTGACACCATTGTTACCAGTGCAGATAAAGCATTGTTAGCCATCGTACAACTGGATGTGTTGCACGTTAAAACTCAGGTCTATCAATGTTTGTCTGGTGTTGGCGGAGTTCTCCCTAACAAGGCCGATACAGAACCAGGACGTTGGATGCAAGACCAAGGACAATCAAAGTTTAGTAAGTTAAGTGAATACAAAGCCTTTGAATCAACCTTCAACAAGTTCTATGAGCAGGCAGCACAAACAATTTCTTCAGCGACGAGCGGTGTAGACGAAAGAACCTTGAATACGCTGCAAAAACTGGAGCAAAGTACTGCTGAACTAATGGTAGCTATTTTGCGCCTCGCAGCAAAACTGTAGTTGTTATTCGAATTAAAGTGCGTGCAACGTCTGTCAGTTGTTGTTGCCCTCTGGTTTGATTATTTTGTTTGCTACTTTTTTAAGAACTTTTTCGCGCAATATGAAGTTTTGTGGAAAAAGCAAAAAGTAAGTAAAGCCGGTATATCCAATCCAGTTGGAAGGTACGAGAATACACAACAGCAGTGCTAGTACACACACGCTAGCGCCACTTAACCAGATTATCGCTTCGGTTTTTGCGATTCGTGTTTCTTCATCAGAAAGTCCTATCTCTGCTGCTTTTTGGGCAGCATGGTGGAACAACCCGGCGAAAGTCAGGCTTAGCAGCAAAAAGCCCACAGCGTAGAAACCAAACAAAAAGCGCACCTGCCAGGTGGCTTCAAAGTCCATATCGAAGGGGAACCAGCCTTGCGACAAGAAGCCCATCAGGCCTTGCATCATTAAACGCAATGGATAGATGTATACCAGCACCAGAAACACCAACAGGCAACTTAATACGATGGTGCGGGTATCCTCCAGACCGTATTTGCGACACCAGCTGGCATGTTCATGCCAGATCCAGGCGAGTATCGCGAAACTGGCCGCAAAAGCTGGAATATTTTTCGCCGCGCCTTGTAACTCTTCAAAATTACTTGGAATGGAGTCCACCGAAATCACCAACATCGATACCGCGAAGGCAAAAGCCGCCGCTACAAAGGTTTCGATACGATTCATTTGTTCACCCGGAAGTGCGCTCATATTGCTATATCTTACTGCTTGGATTGGAACTTAGTGTGCCATAGGTTTTCGGGATGGGGTAGGGTAAAAAATCTGGCTACAAGATTTTTGGTTGTTGCCAAGCTATTTCACATCGGGTTCAGCTGTTTAATTTAAGGTATTAAAATTATCAAATACATAAAAGGATGACAAATGAGAGCATTGGCCTTTGTATTAATTCTGGCAAGTGCACCCATTGTGGCCGCTGATTATCAAACTCCGGTGGAACAATTTTTTAAACTGTATCAGGCAGAAAGGAAAAACAGGGCGGTAGAGCAATTGTATTCTTTCAACCGCGACAAAAAAGACAATAGTAACGATGGTATTATTGCTTTGAAGCAGTCCATGTTACTGGAGGCCGGCGATGCACTCGGACTATTTTGGGGCACGAGTTATTAGGCAGCCATCGGGTTGGAGAGAGGTTTAAATTGCTCAGTTATTTGCCGCTCCATCAGGAAGCTCCTGTCAGGGGGGAGTTTCAGTCATACAAGCCTCAAGAACAGTGGTTACTTATTGATTTTCAAGTAGATAATAATCTGGCTATGGAGCTCAAAGACCTGCTGCGGAAAGATATCGCTGGATTTTTAGTGAAAGGCGACGTGGCTGGCCTAAGCCAGCCAAAATAGTTGTTGACCGTTTAGTTACTACTTTTGGGATACAATCCTTCGGCCTATGCAGAAATACTTAGTTGCGCGCTGCAACTTCTTCCGCTTTTGACTTTTCCCAGGCTGCGACAGAACTTTGGTATTTCACCAGCAATTCAAGTAGTTCTGGATTCCTTTCGATTACTTTGGCAACGGCATTCATTGCTTCCTGGCGCTCTTTGCCAACCAAGGCTTCCACTTGTTCTAAGGTGAGAGGGGGCCCGCCACTTTCACGGGCTTTTTGGGTTTCGAAGGCCATGCGAGCCCTAACAAAGTTGGGCAGGCACCGCTTTTGTTTCAAGTTGGTGCCAATCTGGCTCTCTCTTTGGCAACTTACTTTATACCTGTCATCTTTTAGTTGTTTATTAACTTGATCATATAGATCAATTTCTGCCTGTTGCATTGCAGAGTAAAAGTACATGGGCGTTTTCTTACCGCGCACTTCAATACGTTCACCGTAATCTTCTTTTCCGGAGTTTTGTTGTTGTCCAATCGCTAATCCACTGGAAAACAAAGCTACAATCATTAACAGGCTATGTTTTTTCATTTCCGTTCCCTTATAGGAAAAAATTCGCATTGCTCAACTTAAGAGCAACTTAGCACGGTTTGAGAAACTTCAGGAGAGCAGGTTGATTACATACCTGCTCTGCAATTGATTAATTAACTAGTCTTTATCCGAAGCATATTGGGCTTTGACATTTTCATAGTTGGCGGCAGAGGTGTGATATTTTATAAGCAATTCAAGTAGTTTGGGATTTTCTTCAATCACTTTAGCAACAGCATTGAGAGCTTCTTCTTGCTCATCAGCCACCATCAATTCCACTTGCTCAAGGGTAGGGGGCTCGACACCATCCTCCAATGCTTTGCGCGTTTCTTCTCCCATGCGCTCTCTGACAAATTTGGGTAGACAATATTTTTTCTTTAACCGAGTCGCATTTCTCGCGACGCTGTAGGTTTCTCTTTCACAGCTGATTTTGTATTTGTCATTGGTAAGCATCTTGTTAACCTGATCATACAAATCTATCTCAGCTCTTCTCATCGCTTTGTAGTAATGGGTAGGTGTTCTCTGGCCGAGAACTTCAATTCGCTCCTCTGAATTGTCCTTTTGTTCGTTAGTCCCCTGTTGTGCAAAAGCTAATCCAGATACTAGTGCAGTAAGCAACAATAAAACGACATGCTTTTTCATCTTCCTGTTCCCTTAATGGTAAAAATTAATATCGTCGAGTGTGGTGAGTAACATAGCACGGTTTAAAAGTTTTTGGGAAGGGGTGGGAATTAGCTTAAGGAAGAATTTAGTTCTAAGCTGGTCTGACAGCGACACCTGAAAAGCGGATCACTGTCAGATAAAGTCTCAACCAGAACAAACTAAAGGAACAGAACAAAAGCCGTTTTTTAAGCTTTGCTCCGTTCCGTTTACGCCCTTTGCCGTTAGTTTGAAAACTAATTAATGCTGACTATGCTCCATTTATAACTCTTGGTCGTTGTCCAAACCTTTCTTGCGTGATGAGGCTCTGCTCCCAAGTGTGAAGATGATGCTTTACCGTTTTTCTCAAGACAAATAATGATTGAGGTATGAACGTATTTAATTATGAATCTTGCTTCTTTATCTGTGACTAGATAGGTATTTTTTGTAGCA includes these proteins:
- a CDS encoding methyltransferase domain-containing protein, which codes for MNASAMPQSVVKTPQALSESDIKQRIACRFGEAAAMYDDHALVQKEIADHALSLIANSRNGQAKFAYAIDIGCGTGAFTGRLLEFAHRATGLDLAQGMIHFAQKHYAQKQLSWTVSDAEALPLAEQSIDLIYSSMALQWLSQAEKVAKECFRIISNTGQGTLAVVVDGSLNELNYCWQSLAQSSPVNRFMPVKSWFNAFKNAGFEVQVQQKRFTSWHQNIFAVLHSIKDIGAGVVLDAGQQTPLNKTKLKTLNSVYKDKFGQENKLPLSWQIAFINFHKPQPENID
- the bioD gene encoding dethiobiotin synthase, with the protein product MFFVTGTDTEVGKTFISRTIMHIYEQKRKTCVGYKPVASGCVLTSSGLRNEDALCLQDASTINLTYDEVNPFPFQEAVAPHLAAQRAGREICLQGVADGYERLLKKQADLTIVEGAGGWRLPIGNKRFMSEFVKQYDIPVVLVVGVRLGCINHACMTAEIIKQDGLKIAGWVANHVDAEMPFLTENIKTLREHLDAPFLGEVPLVKSPKEAAAYLDITPLLQFDMVA
- a CDS encoding LysM peptidoglycan-binding domain-containing protein → MTDRIFLPLVIAFALQGCQLTQPLTEDKTSSDDFIAAEYIDECYIPPDVADLAFECDENSEGTHEVIHPVSELDELISSVPEMEQITEQGTVEQEDLWQLVRSELTMPIPDNKRIWNQQAWYRKHPHYMQRVNKRAAPFFKHIVEKLKAADMPMELALLPIVESAFDPFAYSHGRAAGMWQFIPGTAERFGIKQTWWFDGRRDVISSTDGAIKYLQYLYKFFDGNWLHALAAYNSGEGRVRNAIKHNRRNGKPTDFWNLDLPRETRAYVPKLLALSDLLMRSEELGFDWPTLKNEDVTEVVEIGSQIDLAMAADWAGLTVEQLHSLNPGFNRWATDPNGPHRLLLPIDKVAQFEVALGDKSERQRLNWVRHKIKSGESLLKLANKYHTSVDVIQQVNELRGNVIRAGDYLMIPVALKSLDYYSLSEEQRLLAKQSKKRGTHQLKHTVKSGDTLWDISREYNVNLRSLAKWNGMAPTDPLKPGKELVIWVNQVSEIQSDNAVMRTVTYTVRKGDSLARIANKFNVAINDLTKWNQLNKKKYLQPGQKLKIYVDVTRT
- the gloB gene encoding hydroxyacylglutathione hydrolase — encoded protein: MINVFPIPAFTDNYIWCLHNGHSAVVVDPGEAAPVERYLQSNNLELTHILLTHHHPDHIGGVVRLKQAGVTVYGPVSKRIAHIDVAVSEAEQVTIASLDTDFTVMEVPGHTREHIAFFGEVGLFCGDTLFSAGCGRLFEGTPAQMYQVFQRYAELPADTKVFCTHEYTQANLDFALHLLPDDNALKRYQERVQALRKTDTPTLPSTIGLELQVNPYLRAAEPAFITAIQQKTGKMPQSELEAFAAIRQLKDQF
- a CDS encoding methyltransferase domain-containing protein, yielding MFRPALLNKKITAPVSWQAMPHSEGFKAVYELELAPIMQKCFGYHLVKLGELSQALSLDTCPIKHQVCHSYHSNPLAGVVAKPTELPYKEKSVDAVLMAHVLDYASDPHHILREVDHCLIPNGHLVIVGFNPYSLAGLAKYLPFKKQNPIHQARFFSRSRVRDWLSLMGYQVTEEKRFLFSELLFSRELKKALKWHQLAQKHLSFLASVYILVAKKQEFPLSLVKPVWKPVPKFAAVGASLRVKQKNC
- a CDS encoding methyl-accepting chemotaxis protein, with protein sequence MWWLNKSNEDDLLQIKQLNSENQTLNERISQLEKQLANSEMLLHEVQQKDSRENSLTESLVKGQKQISNVKELVGDSASALSAQASNLNDTKDLFTGSAEMLDEAVNGLSQIDSIAAQGVTHAGELSGLASRISNFVGVINSIAEQTNLLALNAAIEAARAGESGRGFAVVAEEVRNLAMRSSESTQEINNLVEKIEEGTKNIETNINDVSEKSRVLVEKTSEVKTKVSQVLDMSVDMRDTIVTSADKALLAIVQLDVLHVKTQVYQCLSGVGGVLPNKADTEPGRWMQDQGQSKFSKLSEYKAFESTFNKFYEQAAQTISSATSGVDERTLNTLQKLEQSTAELMVAILRLAAKL
- a CDS encoding TMEM175 family protein; protein product: MNRIETFVAAAFAFAVSMLVISVDSIPSNFEELQGAAKNIPAFAASFAILAWIWHEHASWCRKYGLEDTRTIVLSCLLVFLVLVYIYPLRLMMQGLMGFLSQGWFPFDMDFEATWQVRFLFGFYAVGFLLLSLTFAGLFHHAAQKAAEIGLSDEETRIAKTEAIIWLSGASVCVLALLLCILVPSNWIGYTGFTYFLLFPQNFILREKVLKKVANKIIKPEGNNN